In Hermetia illucens chromosome 5, iHerIll2.2.curated.20191125, whole genome shotgun sequence, a single window of DNA contains:
- the LOC119657576 gene encoding uncharacterized protein LOC119657576 — protein sequence MRGSIGLDIIYFFTVNAEIDVLRQGSDQLIEDFYYPALQAALEQGSYKNISTVQDVKNEVKMRAMFGLFGAVLVLPIISLNKKDSAENSVEAMRDENKAEKIADICCSSERFRQRA from the coding sequence ATGCGAGGGAGTATAGGACTTGACATTATCTACTTTTTTACTGTCAACGCAGAAATAGACGTCCTGCGCCAAGGTAGTGATCAGCTGATTGAAGACTTTTACTACCCTGCCCTTCAAGCAGCACTCGAACAAGGTTCTTATAAGAACATCTCTACAGTTCAAGATGTCAAAAATGAAGTTAAAATGAGAGCCATGTTTGGACTTTTCGGTGCAGTCTTGGTCTTACCTATAATTTCATTGAATAAGAAAGACTCAGCTGAAAATTCTGTTGAAGCAATGAGGGATGAAAATAAAGCAGAAAAGATCGCCGACATCTGTTGCTCATCAGAACGATTCCGCCAGAGAGCATAA